The genomic window ATCATGCACAGTGAATTTAATAAAAATCAAGATCAGTTGGTAAAATTCCTTCAAATCTGGGTCTATCCGAACAAAAGAAATGTCACTCCAAGATATGATCAGATCACACTTGACAAAACGAAAAGCAAAAATAAATTTCAGCAAATCCTTTCTCCAAATGCCAATGACGAAGGTGTGTGGATTCACCAGGATGCCTGGTTTCACTTAGGAAATTTTGAAAATAATATTGAAACCAATTACCACATCAGGAAAAAAGGAAATGGAGTCTATGCTTTTATCATTAAAGGAAGCGCCGAAATTGAAGGTCAGAAGCTGGAAGAAAGAGATGGTTTTGGGGTTTGGGATATTTCAGATATACAAATTAAAACAACATCAGAAAACACGGAAATCCTTTTAATGGATGTTCCCATGACGATGTAATAAATTATATTAATGAACCTTGTTTCATAATTATTGTTGGTGAGCTCCCTTTTTTTAAGGGGGCTTTTTTATTTTTAAAACAGATAAAATTTAATAGTTTAAAAATTAATTTTCATAACATCCAAACTATCAACCATCAACTGACAACTCTCAACTAAATTAGCAAAATCCAAAAAAAATCCCGATTTTTGCTCCCCTTTCAATAATTCCGAAATTCATGAAACTTTGTATTGCCGAAAAACCCAGTGTTGCCAGAGATATCGCCAAAGTATTGGGCGCGACCACGCCTAAACAAGGCTATATGGAAGGAAACGGCTATTGCGTGACATGGACGTTCGGACATCTTTGTACCCTCAAAGAACCTCACGATTACGGACCGCAGTACAAATCCTGGAATCTGTTTCTGCTGCCCATTATTCCAAATAATTTCGGGATCAAATTAATTCCCAACAAAGGCGTTGAAAATCAATTTAAAGTCATTGAAAGATTGGTCGGAGAATGCGATGAGGTTATCAACTGCGGGGATGCCGGTCAGGAGGGAGAACTGATTCAAAGATGGGTCTTGCAGAAGGCAAAATGCACCAAGCCGATTCAGCGTTTGTGGATTTCTTCCCTTACCGAAGAGGCAATTAAAGAAGGTTTTGCCAGTTTAAAACCTGCCGAAGATTACAAAAATCTCTATCTCGCAGGAAATGCAAGAGCGATCGGCGACTGGTTATTGGGTATCAATGCGACAAGGCTTTTTACAAAGAAATTTGGTGGAAATAAAGCGGTTCTTTCGATCGGAAGAGTGCAGACTCCGACATTGGCAATGCTGGTTCAGCGTCAGAAGGAGATTGATGCTTTTACGGTGGAAGAATATTGGGAACTGAAAACCAAATACCGTGACGTCATTTTCAATGCTGCGATTGACCGTTTAAAAACATTAGACCGCGCAGAAAAAGGCCTGGAATATCTAAAGGAAAACCTTTTTGAAATTGTTTCTTTCGAAATTAAAGAAGGTAAAGAAAAGAATCCGAGATTATTTGATTTGACCGGACTTCAGGTGGAAGCCAACAAAAAATACGGTTACTCAGCGGAAAATACATTAAATTATATTCAAAGTCTTTACGAGAAAAAGCATGTGACATATCCGCGTGTTGATACGACTTATTTATCGGAAAGTTTGTATCCTAAAATTGAAGGAATTCTCAGAAAAATGACATTCTATCAGGATTTGGTGACACCATTGCTGCAGGAACCGATTCCTAAGTCGAAAGCGGTTTTTGATGATACGAAAGTTACGGATCACCACGCTATTATCCCGACCGAAGTTCCGCCTTCTCAGAATCTGAGCAGGGAAGAAAAACTGATTTATGATTTGATTGCAAAACGTTTTATCTCTGTTTTCTATCCTGAATGTAAAATTTCAAACACGTTGGTTGAGGCTAAAGTCGGCACGATTCCTTTTAAAACAAGTGGAAAGCAGATTCTGGAACCGGGATGGAGAGCAGTTTATGCCAAAGAACCGAAAGAAGAATCTACCGATAAAGAAAAAGATAAGGAAGAGGAACAAACGATTCCTGAATTCACGGTCGGGGAAACCGGTCCTCACGATCCGATGATTCATCAGGGAAAAACTTCACCGCCAAAACCTTACACGGAAGCAACGCTTCTGAGAGCCATGGAAACCGCCGGAAAACAGGTGGAAGATGAAGAGCTTCGGGAATTATTAAAAAATAACGGAATCGGAAGACCTTCGACCCGCGCCAATATTATCGAAACGCTTTTCAAACGAAAATATATCGAGAAGAAAAGAAAAAATTTGATCGCCACCCAAACCGGAATTCAATTAATCGACACCATTGAAGACGAATTGCTGAAAAGCCCGGAACTGACAGGAGAATGGGAATCAAAACTTCGCAGAATTGAAAAAGGTGAATATGAAGCCAACCAGTTTAAGGAAGAATTGATCCAAATGGTGACCGAACTGACCAATAAAGTAGTCTACGGAAAAGGAAAAGTCATTACATTGGAAGAAGAAAAAACTGAAACTAAAGAAAAGAAAAAGCGCGAACCTGCTCCTAAAAAAGAACTTCAGTCGTGGGAAGAAACCCAATGCCCAAAATGTAAAGAGCATCATTTAATGAAAGGTAAAACCGCTGTCGGATGTTCAGATTTTAAAAATTGTGGCTTTAAAGTAACTTTCGAAATTTTCGGTAAAAAAATATCGGATAAACAGTTGATGGATTTGGTGTTGAAGGGAAAAACTTCAAAATTAAAAGGCTTTACCACACATCCGGAAAGTCTAGCGGAAGGTGTGCTGGCTTTGGATGAAAATTTTCAGATTGTATTGAGTTAATTATAAACTTAACGCTTCGACTCCGCTCAGCGTGACATCGCTACAAATTAACCGTTAATAAAACAGTTAGTATTAGAAGTGTCACGCTGAGCGGAGTCGAAGCGTTAAGCAGTAAACCTTACAAAAATATTATCCAAACAAATTAAAACATCAATAGGAGCGGGCTTTAGCCCGCTTAATCTTTTTAAACCCTCCAAAGGCTTTAGCCAAAACATAATAACAAAATCATTAAACTACACATTTGTTCCATTCGTGAAAAATATTTGTGTAATTTGTGTTTAAATTTACATTCAAAATAAAATAATGACCCCACAGAAAAAACAGCTCATCACCGATAGTTTCAGCCGTTCCGAAACCTTAAAATTCTACAAAGCCGAACTTTTAGAAGTTGAAACAGACTTTATTTCCATGAAAATTCCGAAAATGGATGTAATGACCAGAAAAGCAGGAATGTTCAACGGTGCAATGATTGCTTCTTTGGTGGATGTTTCGTCGGGATATGCAGCGGTAAGTCATTATGATGAAGATTGTTATGTTGTGACAGTGGAATTGAAAGTCAATTATTTAAGGCCTGCGATGGGCGATGCGTTGGTTTCCAAATCGTATGTGGTAAAAGGTGGTGCGAAAATCAGTGTGATCAGAACGGAAATTTATACCGTTGACGAAAACAGCGGATCGGAAAGTCATGTGGCAACTTCTTTGGTAACGATGATGAAGATAAAATAAGAAATAAGAAATTTTCTTCTTAAAATTGGTGTTATTTTACTGGTTTTTAGAATCTCATGTTTTTTAAGAATGTATGAATTTTAAGTAAAAAATTAATCTTTTTTGCTTGGATATCAAGTTGTTTTATTGAATTCTGTAGATCATGCAGAATTTATTTTTTTGTTGGAAAATACTGGGTTTTATTCATAGATTTACTCCGATCGACTGGGTAAAAATTAACATAATATTAATCCTGGAGAAATTTATTATAAATACTTTTGCGCAGTTGTTTATCAAAACACAATGATGGAACAATTCAAAGCTATATATTCCGAATACAAACACAGAGTTTACTTCTTTGTGAAAAAATACGTCCAGAGAGATGAGGATGTAGAAGATATTGTGCAGGATATTTTTGTACATATCTGGAAATATGCCGAAAAAAATAATTCTAAAGTTCCTCTCGAAGCCATTATTTTTAAGACCTGCAAACAGGAAGTAGCCAATTTTTACCGTAAAAATAAAATGATCATGGTTTCCTCTGACAATATTGTTAATGTTGATGAAGATGAGACAATCGATGAAATTTTCACGGAAGAACAGATTTCTCAGATAGAAGCTTTACTCGATAAATTACCCCAGCAGACCAAAAAACTGTTTATTCAGAATAAAATTGAAAATCTCAGCTACTCACAATTAGCTAAAGAAAATAATATTTCCAAAACTGCTATCGGCAAACAGATCAACAAGGCTATCAGCTTTTTAAAGGTAAATCTGCAGTAATTTTTCCTCACTTTTAATATGAACGGAATGTTAAATCTTACACAATAAGGTTTACGATTTTGCATTTCCGCGTATTCTCTTTAAAAGACTTTTTTGTCATCGCAAATATGAATTCGGAAAAAGATTTTGAAGAAACCTGGAAAGAAACCAGCAAAGGGCAAAACACGATTGATGATATCACAGACAAACGAATCTGGGATGGAATCAATCATAAAATTAAAAAGAAAAAATCCGGCAGGAAACTGTATTGGATAGCTGCCGTTTTGGTACCTCTTTTTGCATTAATGCTGATTTTCAAACCTTCTGAGGATTCAAAAAGAAACCTTGAGGCAAAATATGTTTTTGAAACATTCGGCGTGAAAAAAAACTTCAAACTTCCGGATGGAAGCTGGGTAGAGCTTGAGCCTAACAGTAAACTTACCCTCAGTGAAAAGTTTGGAGAAAAAAACAGGGAAGTGATGTTTGCGGGACAGGGAAGATTCAATGTAGCCAAAGACAAAACGAAACCTTTCAGAATTAATGCGGGAGAGTTTTTTGTACAGGTTTTGGGAACACAGTTTTTCCTGGACCAGAGATCTGAGGAGAAAAAAGTGGAATTATTCGAAGGAAAAGTAAAAGTGGAACATGCCGATAAAATAACCTATCTGCTTCCAAAAGAAATCTGGAGAACCGACGAAAAAAACGGGGACTTCCATTTTTATACCCCGGAAAAACAGAAAGATTTTACTTTCACGAATATTAATTATTCCGAGGCTATAAAGCAGCTGGAAGAAACCTATGACATCAAAATTGTATATCCTGCTGAGTTTAAAAATAAAAAAGTAAGCGGTGCATTTACAGGAAATCTTAATGAAGTTGTATCTGTAATCAGTTTCCCGTTCAGTTTAAAGGCAGAAAAAATTAACGAAAAAGAAATAATATTAAAATAAAACAGCACCGATATTGGCGTATCGATGCTGGGATTAATTCATTGAAAACAGGTTAAAAAGTTTAATAAATTAACATTTGCGAATTTATGAAAAAAACGGCAATTAGTATTGCTATGCTTGGGATTTTGTGCTCATCACAGGTCATTCTGGCATCGGAAATACATACTCACTTACAATCTTCTTACACCGCAGGCATGCCGCTCACAAAAGTGTTGGAAAAGCTGAGTAAAACTACAAAAACACAGTTTTTTTATTCGGTTTCGGATCTTCAGGATATTCTTGTAGACGACAAAAAAATTGATTACAAATCTTTACGACAGACTTTATCGTATTTACAAAAAAATTACCCGATCGAGTTTAATGTTCAGAACAATATCGTTTCCGCAAGAAGAACGGCCGACAAAAAGATCGTGATGAA from Chryseobacterium wanjuense includes these protein-coding regions:
- a CDS encoding type IA DNA topoisomerase; the encoded protein is MKLCIAEKPSVARDIAKVLGATTPKQGYMEGNGYCVTWTFGHLCTLKEPHDYGPQYKSWNLFLLPIIPNNFGIKLIPNKGVENQFKVIERLVGECDEVINCGDAGQEGELIQRWVLQKAKCTKPIQRLWISSLTEEAIKEGFASLKPAEDYKNLYLAGNARAIGDWLLGINATRLFTKKFGGNKAVLSIGRVQTPTLAMLVQRQKEIDAFTVEEYWELKTKYRDVIFNAAIDRLKTLDRAEKGLEYLKENLFEIVSFEIKEGKEKNPRLFDLTGLQVEANKKYGYSAENTLNYIQSLYEKKHVTYPRVDTTYLSESLYPKIEGILRKMTFYQDLVTPLLQEPIPKSKAVFDDTKVTDHHAIIPTEVPPSQNLSREEKLIYDLIAKRFISVFYPECKISNTLVEAKVGTIPFKTSGKQILEPGWRAVYAKEPKEESTDKEKDKEEEQTIPEFTVGETGPHDPMIHQGKTSPPKPYTEATLLRAMETAGKQVEDEELRELLKNNGIGRPSTRANIIETLFKRKYIEKKRKNLIATQTGIQLIDTIEDELLKSPELTGEWESKLRRIEKGEYEANQFKEELIQMVTELTNKVVYGKGKVITLEEEKTETKEKKKREPAPKKELQSWEETQCPKCKEHHLMKGKTAVGCSDFKNCGFKVTFEIFGKKISDKQLMDLVLKGKTSKLKGFTTHPESLAEGVLALDENFQIVLS
- a CDS encoding PaaI family thioesterase, which codes for MTPQKKQLITDSFSRSETLKFYKAELLEVETDFISMKIPKMDVMTRKAGMFNGAMIASLVDVSSGYAAVSHYDEDCYVVTVELKVNYLRPAMGDALVSKSYVVKGGAKISVIRTEIYTVDENSGSESHVATSLVTMMKIK
- a CDS encoding RNA polymerase sigma factor, which translates into the protein MMEQFKAIYSEYKHRVYFFVKKYVQRDEDVEDIVQDIFVHIWKYAEKNNSKVPLEAIIFKTCKQEVANFYRKNKMIMVSSDNIVNVDEDETIDEIFTEEQISQIEALLDKLPQQTKKLFIQNKIENLSYSQLAKENNISKTAIGKQINKAISFLKVNLQ
- a CDS encoding FecR family protein; amino-acid sequence: MNSEKDFEETWKETSKGQNTIDDITDKRIWDGINHKIKKKKSGRKLYWIAAVLVPLFALMLIFKPSEDSKRNLEAKYVFETFGVKKNFKLPDGSWVELEPNSKLTLSEKFGEKNREVMFAGQGRFNVAKDKTKPFRINAGEFFVQVLGTQFFLDQRSEEKKVELFEGKVKVEHADKITYLLPKEIWRTDEKNGDFHFYTPEKQKDFTFTNINYSEAIKQLEETYDIKIVYPAEFKNKKVSGAFTGNLNEVVSVISFPFSLKAEKINEKEIILK